One region of Triticum aestivum cultivar Chinese Spring chromosome 6B, IWGSC CS RefSeq v2.1, whole genome shotgun sequence genomic DNA includes:
- the LOC123134730 gene encoding uncharacterized protein translates to MDPQAGGEPPAAEGSSTSATTARKRTPGRWRRIPRAHPFTPSKTPEEAELSMLKTAEFIEKMREEDCDLLTEQDRLDFHAYKKKMGPAMRFIAKSTLHNTLFSPIQFSDTKEEHRTAEGMEAQILARFPDPQPCQQAKDFAELAVAHYNEKNKTSEFELAMTLLSNCFSESSGDIYGHVNFTAIPRKQTATEPASKTKRLFFAELMHTPSLEAYARAQPMRVLSVCTIDDVSCYGGCHEIFRKIEHKRRDDMDYERCHACSDRIKHPNGQLFDGGHNSSRMPYYSA, encoded by the exons ATGGATCCCCAGGCTGGAGGAGAACCGCCGGCCGCCGAGGGCTCGTCCACCTCCGCGACGACGGCGAGGAAGAGGACTCCCGGGAGGTGGAGAAGGATCCCACGCGCCCACCCCTTCACGCCGAGTAAAACGCCGGAAGAAGCAGAGTTGTCGATGCTGAAAACCGCCGAGTTCATAGAGAAGATGCGCGAGGAGGACTGCGATCTGCTCACGGAACAGGACAGGCTCGACTTCCACGCCTACAAGAAGAAGATGGGCCCAGCCATGCGCTTCATCGCCAAGTCCACGCTCCACAACACCTTATTCAGCCCCATACAATTCAGCGACACAAA GGAGGAGCACCGGACCGCCGAGGGCATGGAGGCACAAATACTAGCACGATTTCCTGATCCCCAGCCGTGCCAGCAAGCAAAAGACTTTGCTGAACTTGCTGTGGCGCACTACAATGAGAAGAACAAAACG AGTGAGTTTGAGTTGGCCATGACTCTGCTATCGAATTGCTTCTCTGAGTCGTCTGGGGACATTTATGGCCAtgttaatttcacggccattcctcGGAAGCAGACTGCCACAGAGCCTGCATCAAAGACCAAGAGGTTGTTCTTTGCTGAGCTTATGCATACTCCGAGCCTTGAAGCATATGCAAGGGCTCAACCTATGCGTGTGCTAAGTGTATGCACCATTGATGACGTTTCTTGTTATG GTGGGTGCCATGAGATATTTAGAAAGATTGAGCACAAGAGGAGAGATGACATGGATTACGAGCGTTGTCATGCATGTAGCGACCGTATCAAGCATCCGAACGGGCAACTGTTTGATGGAGGGCATAACAGCAGCAGGATGCCATACTACTCTGCCTAA